The Triplophysa rosa unplaced genomic scaffold, Trosa_1v2 scaffold221_ERROPOS574315, whole genome shotgun sequence genomic sequence aatttgagGAGGGGGAAGTCCTTTCTGTTTCAGATGTTGCAGTTTCACATTCGAGGGAATCATTATAATGGCATTTACCTCTGTCCAGAAACCCTGTTTCATTGATTCCATCAAGATTCTGGAAAGAGCTGCATTCAGAGGCACTCTGGTGCTTCTTTCTGGATAAAACCGTGTGAACTGATTTGTCAAGTCTTTGGATTTGTTTGCTGTTCGTCTGAGCTTTACGTAACTTTTTGTCCTTTTGCAACCGACTACATTTACCATTGGTTAACCGACTTTTCTTCTTGTCTGATGTCTGAAATTTGACAGACAATTTTGGCGACCTTGCTGGCAGTTGTGCACGTGTAGTAAGAACTTCATTACTGCTGTCAAGGGAATGAAAAGCTTTCTGGTCTTCATTAAACTTCTGCAGACATGAAGTATCAACGTGATTTCCGAggatgtttttagtttttcttttaaaagagTTTGAGATTGAAGAAGGTGCTGCTGCATTCTTGTTGGCTTTGTTGACTTTGCGTGCCTGGAAACCATCCGATTTCCATACAGTCAGATCAGCGTCTCTCTCAGAGTGCTTATGAAGCAAATGATTTCTCATttgaaattcattcatttccACGAAATCACACTTATTACAACTATAATACCGCTTGTCTTTCTCATGGGTCTTGGCATGCTGGACAAATGTGTTTGGACAGTTGGTTCCAAATGTGCACTGGGGACACTGCAATGTTGCATTTTTACCTTCATCTTTCATTTCATGGAActcgtttctttctttcttagttTTCGGATGCTTTGCCTTGTGAACATCTATGTGATGTAACAATGAACCCCGGTCATGAAAACACTGTCCACACTCTTTACATATGAATGGCTTTAAACTGGGTGTGTCTGTATTAAACGTAATTTGTCTGTGTTCTTGAGGTTTCTCTTTAAAACTGTTCTTACGTGGAAAAGGTGCAGGCTGTTCCTTAGCACCTGGGTCTGTTGGCAAATTTTCTATAATCAATCCCAACTTTTGAGTTTTGCTAACAGGTTTTTTTGCTGGTTTGGGAAAAAGGTGTTTGACCGCCTCAGCACCTCCGTTTAAATACTTGTTAGTTTTTACGATGGGTGATCGTGGTTTGGATGGTTTCCTTGGAGAACGTATCTTCTTTACAGGACTGCATTCTGCCTGGCTTCCTTCACCCTGGTGATCTATTTTTGAATCAAAATCCAAATTAGGATAGAGGTCCATTGAGGGATCTACTTTCAATACAATTTCAGCTTTACGTTTTCTTTTTCTATGAACGAGTGGTGACGGAACATTAATTTTATGATTGATGGGTGAAGGAACAGGGGACAGTTTCTCCTCCATTTCAAGAGCATTTTCATCATCCCACAGGAACTTCATAAATTCCTTCTGGGGATTCCAGCTAAGGTCATTTGCATCATTGTAATTATCTAGTGAGCTTTCTGGAGATTCGGTATCAAATCCCCATATCCCCCTATTTTCCACATCTTCTGCTGTCAGTGTTTGCCTAATTGTTATTTCCCCCTCTTTTCTGAGTGGATCATGTCCTTCAAAGTGGACGTTGGCTGTGACAGAATTCTGTGCATTTAAAGACTTAGGAAGAAATCCTggtacattttttgaaatatcCAACAAGACTTCATCTGAGATATGGGGTGAGGTGGATCCATTCACATAAGCAGCTTTGGGTGGTCCATCAGAGCAGATAGAGTCCATAAAACCGACACTGGTCAGGAGGTCTCCTTGGTCACAAAGTAGTTCCATCGTCTCTTGAGGACACTGGACTGATGGTTCTAGTAAAGTTCCCTTCGGAGAAAATACCCCACTGTTCAGAAGGTCCTGAGAGATGTTTGACATCAAAGTGTCATTTTCCTCTAGTTTGGAGCTCTTGCTCAAACCAGACATTCCTAAGAGTCCTAAGGACTGTttctgtggaaaaaaaacagtagATGAGCACCTGAAttcaatattgtatactgtgtTTTATCACTTTTTCACTTATattcaaaaacatttgaaatatttgttttgctCTATTTTTATGGTTCTGTCACTCTTTCATCAACCAAAAAAAACTCCATAACACTTGCAAAATTGATTGCACTGTGATGCATCTGACAATCACTAAGCTCCGCCCTCTTGATCACTGCTGCAAGGCCTTACAGCCCTTAGATgcaaaataaactcaaaatattacCATTTTCTCACATAAACCTATAATTTTGCTTAAGACATGTATTAACCCATTGGACCATCTAAAATATATATCAGGATACctttgtgtaaaaaaaatctttataatttacaaaatatactgcaaaattattcattacaaatgtatttactttcTCAAAACAAGCCACTCCTAATGATCCACTTCTAACTAATGTTTCAACATTTATAAATTTGGTAAGccaatgtatatgtatactttgTGTCCCACCGGTTGGTCCTGCTGACTGAGTATTAATTTATCTGAAGAAGTACAAATGGAATATAAATTCTTATACAAACCTTGAAATGGATGTGCAGCATACTACTGTCAATAAGGATAGATAATGACAGGAGTATATATAATAGTACTACAATATCATAACCTAATACAGTAAGGTACATGGCCACAAATTGTACACTTTACATAAAACAAGAACGAAAATGCGTTAGCTTATGTGCTTTACAACGTACTATACAGAGAAACCCGTAAACTGTAGAGATTGGAGGTTGAGTTCTCTTTAAATGGCACAATGGTATGTGAACCTCATGCTGTGCGAGTAGGAACAACATCTGTGTAAACGTATAGATAACACGTTCACAAGCATTAACACATTAACACACATAAACTCAGAAATGGTCGTGATTCAATTTCTAAAACAGCACAATACCTTTCTGTGGATCGGAAACTATACTGCATAT encodes the following:
- the znf644a gene encoding zinc finger protein 644a isoform X3; the protein is MSGLSKSSKLEENDTLMSNISQDLLNSGVFSPKGTLLEPSVQCPQETMELLCDQGDLLTSVGFMDSICSDGPPKAAYVNGSTSPHISDEVLLDISKNVPGFLPKSLNAQNSVTANVHFEGHDPLRKEGEITIRQTLTAEDVENRGIWGFDTESPESSLDNYNDANDLSWNPQKEFMKFLWDDENALEMEEKLSPVPSPINHKINVPSPLVHRKRKRKAEIVLKVDPSMDLYPNLDFDSKIDHQGEGSQAECSPVKKIRSPRKPSKPRSPIVKTNKYLNGGAEAVKHLFPKPAKKPVSKTQKLGLIIENLPTDPGAKEQPAPFPRKNSFKEKPQEHRQITFNTDTPSLKPFICKECGQCFHDRGSLLHHIDVHKAKHPKTKKERNEFHEMKDEGKNATLQCPQCTFGTNCPNTFVQHAKTHEKDKRYYSCNKCDFVEMNEFQMRNHLLHKHSERDADLTVWKSDGFQARKVNKANKNAAAPSSISNSFKRKTKNILGNHVDTSCLQKFNEDQKAFHSLDSSNEVLTTRAQLPARSPKLSVKFQTSDKKKSRLTNGKCSRLQKDKKLRKAQTNSKQIQRLDKSVHTVLSRKKHQSASECSSFQNLDGINETGFLDREVDTSKTGQQTEMPTDCQQTELVCPLCREWFDNRTGLSNHVRGHLKRLGKPTSTASKSPVVILKELMRDKKQFQLKLQVLERKYRGSRIYQPVRLNNGLTFSSTVKQHKYIHSRSVEEKKRIVTNKGSPPSDLIGILKKRRAHEETKAKCPSHTARKALSISSGRERGLEIQPFKAVPNSNSADKSEVSRKVCLHCNATFHSGVSLSNHMRAYAHRKKKGLSDGITYDCKQRKQRSRSGSKKKTFPLLHAPEEIYRLKCRFCDLVFQGPLSVQEDWIKHLQRHIMNTAVPRTGAGMVEVTTYPTNSCSNSEPQAQPSVMQTSSLDQEL
- the znf644a gene encoding zinc finger protein 644a isoform X2, translating into MSGLSKSSKLEENDTLMSNISQDLLNSGVFSPKGTLLEPSVQCPQETMELLCDQGDLLTSVGFMDSICSDGPPKAAYVNGSTSPHISDEVLLDISKNVPGFLPKSLNAQNSVTANVHFEGHDPLRKEGEITIRQTLTAEDVENRGIWGFDTESPESSLDNYNDANDLSWNPQKEFMKFLWDDENALEMEEKLSPVPSPINHKINVPSPLVHRKRKRKAEIVLKVDPSMDLYPNLDFDSKIDHQGEGSQAECSPVKKIRSPRKPSKPRSPIVKTNKYLNGGAEAVKHLFPKPAKKPVSKTQKLGLIIENLPTDPGAKEQPAPFPRKNSFKEKPQEHRQITFNTDTPSLKPFICKECGQCFHDRGSLLHHIDVHKAKHPKTKKERNEFHEMKDEGKNATLQCPQCTFGTNCPNTFVQHAKTHEKDKRYYSCNKCDFVEMNEFQMRNHLLHKHSERDADLTVWKSDGFQARKVNKANKNAAAPSSISNSFKRKTKNILGNHVDTSCLQKFNEDQKAFHSLDSSNEVLTTRAQLPARSPKLSVKFQTSDKKKSRLTNGKCSRLQKDKKLRKAQTNSKQIQRLDKSVHTVLSRKKHQSASECSSFQNLDGINETGFLDRGKCHYNDSLECETATSETERTSPSSNCLKKYFSSKEGITKSTSKSDGNVSCSESIGNCDSYKGSPPNSIHLKKQTLKSPSKRKMSTPFHNMQGQDILLDFPKCRQNLKKQETSKDEEYSNNDDLIRDSDHTVGSCLSEEWEDKHDQCALKSPAKGDQSSSRMFSVKEEHKDEEVYNAGSESISAVKRESGSDLETDLKACPYCPAVFESEVDTSKTGQQTEMPTDCQQTELVCPLCREWFDNRTGLSNHVRGHLKRLGKPTSTASKSPVVILKELMRDKKQFQLKLQVLERKYRGSRIYQPVRLNNGLTFSSTVKQHKYIHSRSVEEKKRIVTNKGSPPSDLIGILKKRRAHEETKAKCPSHTARKALSISSGRERGLEIQPFKAVPNSNSADKSEVSRKVCLHCNATFHSGVSLSNHMRAYAHRKKKGLSDGITYDCKQRKQRSRSGSKKKTFPLLHAPEEIYRLKCRFCDLVFQGPLSVQEDWIKHLQRHIMNTAVPRTGAGMVEVTTYPTNSCSNSEPQAQPSVMQTSSLDQEL
- the znf644a gene encoding zinc finger protein 644a isoform X1; this translates as MSGLSKSSKLEENDTLMSNISQDLLNSGVFSPKGTLLEPSVQCPQETMELLCDQGDLLTSVGFMDSICSDGPPKAAYVNGSTSPHISDEVLLDISKNVPGFLPKSLNAQNSVTANVHFEGHDPLRKEGEITIRQTLTAEDVENRGIWGFDTESPESSLDNYNDANDLSWNPQKEFMKFLWDDENALEMEEKLSPVPSPINHKINVPSPLVHRKRKRKAEIVLKVDPSMDLYPNLDFDSKIDHQGEGSQAECSPVKKIRSPRKPSKPRSPIVKTNKYLNGGAEAVKHLFPKPAKKPVSKTQKLGLIIENLPTDPGAKEQPAPFPRKNSFKEKPQEHRQITFNTDTPSLKPFICKECGQCFHDRGSLLHHIDVHKAKHPKTKKERNEFHEMKDEGKNATLQCPQCTFGTNCPNTFVQHAKTHEKDKRYYSCNKCDFVEMNEFQMRNHLLHKHSERDADLTVWKSDGFQARKVNKANKNAAAPSSISNSFKRKTKNILGNHVDTSCLQKFNEDQKAFHSLDSSNEVLTTRAQLPARSPKLSVKFQTSDKKKSRLTNGKCSRLQKDKKLRKAQTNSKQIQRLDKSVHTVLSRKKHQSASECSSFQNLDGINETGFLDRGKCHYNDSLECETATSETERTSPSSNCLKKYFSSKEGITKSTSKSDGNVSCSESIGNCDSYKGSPPNSIHLKKQTLKSPSKRKMSTPFHNMQGQDILLDFPKCRQNLKKQETSKDEEYSNNDDLIRDSDHTVGSCLSEEWEDKHDQCALKSPAKGDQSSSRMFSVKEEHKDEEVYNAGSESISAVKRESGSDLETDLKACPYCPAVFESGISLSNHIRGHLYRVGQRARKAASVAKLADKVPPVQRKKVPQIKTEVDTSKTGQQTEMPTDCQQTELVCPLCREWFDNRTGLSNHVRGHLKRLGKPTSTASKSPVVILKELMRDKKQFQLKLQVLERKYRGSRIYQPVRLNNGLTFSSTVKQHKYIHSRSVEEKKRIVTNKGSPPSDLIGILKKRRAHEETKAKCPSHTARKALSISSGRERGLEIQPFKAVPNSNSADKSEVSRKVCLHCNATFHSGVSLSNHMRAYAHRKKKGLSDGITYDCKQRKQRSRSGSKKKTFPLLHAPEEIYRLKCRFCDLVFQGPLSVQEDWIKHLQRHIMNTAVPRTGAGMVEVTTYPTNSCSNSEPQAQPSVMQTSSLDQEL